The window TATGCATTCCTAAAAGGTGTGTTTTCACATGTGTTTAACAAATATGTTAGCCAACTATGAAATAGTGTGTCcattagagaagaaaatattagaaaccCTGAAGCTGCAGAACAAGTTGTACAAAACCAATGTACCTTAACTTTCTGGTTATGTCTGCATAACAAAATGCACCATATGGAATGAATCACCATTGTATATCAAGGTTCCACAACATTcgttgaagaaaattaaagaaaagaaggaggaagccaGCAGTCCTACCGTTGAAACGTGGCACCATATTGATTCACATGGTTCCTTTCCTACTCAAACAAGCCAACACTTGCCAAATTTGGTGAAAAAAGGCTTAATTCAAAACATACTAGTTGATATGCCTTAGATGTCAGACAAGCAAGAGGAAGGATGGTCAACCccaaaaatatatttctttaatgTTATTTCTCATGTCTGTCCAATGAAGAGAGGCTTTACTCTAAACAGGTGTGTATTTCAACCACCTATCCTACCCTGGATCTCAATGGGGATCACAAATAACTGGCTCTTCTTAAAACAACCTTGAAAGGTCTACTCTTAATATATATACCTAGTATAACTTTAACATAGCCATCATATACTAGGACAATATCACTTAGTTTTATTCTAATAAATGCATCTACCTTTCCTCTGCTACTATGCATATACATATGATTTCTTTAACACTTTTACTTAAATCCTTTCCTATTAACACTACTAAAGTTCTCTCCTAAAATGTATATCACTATAACATTGCTTGCAAAgtcctgccttcccttccttgtgtgCATTACTTGGACTTGACCTTCACCATTCTCTGCAGGACTGAGACACGTTTGAAGGCCACCAGTGTCAGTAGTGCATTGACAATGTACGTGCTGACACAGATAACACAAAAGTCCCTGAGCACAAAATAGAGGAGGTAGGCCAAATACATACTCATTAAATTAGACGAAGCAATTAGACCTAGCTGGATTTTTGCCACTTTTAGTGTCTTGGCTTCACCTGAAATAGAAAAGTCACCATGTAATAACTGACCTACATATGTTTCCCTCTAATTTAGTAACTTTCATGCATCTAATTATAACTATTCCATATCGATTAGTGTTGGTTTATTCCTAAATTTCACCTCATCTGTGTCAAGATTTTGCTAACTGGTAGACAATAAGACAGACCTGGCACTGCTAATCACACACTACATGGCATTTTTGCAACAACATTCAATAACACAATTTCAACACTTATTTTACTGCATAATTGGTCCGTTCACTCTTGAATCATTCAACTACACCATCTTAGCATTTTACTGATGAGCTTCATAAACTACCTACAGCTACAACATTACATCTTTATGATGAATTACAGCAATACCAAAACTGTTTGGTCTAGCTGATCTGGGATAATTTCCTAAAACTTAGTAAAGTATCAAACTTCTGCTAATAACCATTACTTCCAACAAACATTTATGGAAACATTCTTACCCAGAATGATTACAATGCAGTAGAAGATTATACCAAATATACTGTTGGGTTGGTTGAGGAAGTGGTCTTCACCAAACAGTTGCCCGATGAGGCCAAACCCTCGGCCATACCTGGATAAGGAAGGCAGGCTTACCATACAATAAAGTGGACTACATCATTCACTCCTATCCACTCCCAAAACAATTCCCATGCTGGCTGCCTCAATGCATGCAGAATGACAATCAATAAAGACAGAGCAATGTGCAAAATAGAGCAATGAACGCAAAACATTGAGGCAGGTAAAGAAATGCAATGGGAGAGGATGGAGGCAAAATATACAAGCAACCCCTTGGTCTAACAGCCATGAAGTATCTACATCAGATCCAGGTTTTGAGTAAGCTTTCAAGACACCAAACAGTAAAATCAAGTACAAACAGTAAAATCAAGTAGTTATAAATCCTTCAAGTAGTCTTACAATTATTCCATAAAAACCCACAACTGCTGAAACTGATTGAGTGTCACCTCATTGTGAAGGGTCAAGGTTTCTCACCTTGATTTATCATCTTGATGAGGGTCTTCTCCTTCACCAGTCAAGTTTCATCTTCCAAACAAAATgtttacaaaacaacaacaaaacatctGGAGGTTGGCTAATTGCAAATGCAACAAaaccaaaaagaagaagaaatgacaaGTAGAACTCATATAGGGATAGACCAAGAAAACCTTCAGTACGACGTTTGAAAACATGGACAGTGGTGGATGAAACAACCTCCTTGAAAACATGGACAGTGGTGGATGAAACAACCTccttgggaagagaattctaaAAAGTGACGACACGAATAAAGAAGCAAGTTCAAACATCCGTTGAGTAGTATGGTCAAAAAATCTTCTCTAGTTCTATCATAATCTAATCCTTCAAACAAACAGCTCAAGTGAGAACACAAACCATTCATGACCTTCCACACCATTATCAGATCAGCACAAAGAAGCCGACCCTTAAAAGAATACAAGTCAAGCCTGAACAGTCTCTCAACAGAAGATAAACCAGCAAAACCACCAACTTTCGTAGTCCAATGTCTCTGAACTGATTCAAGTAAATGCAAATCACCAATATAACCTAAGTTCCAAGACACACAACCAAAATCAATAACAGGATGACTATGAGCGATAAATATATGCAACCTAAAGGCTGGAATTTTTTACATAAAGTTGccctaataatagtagtagtggcaatgcCATTTGCTTTACAAAATACCTTCCTAATGTGCAGATGAAATTTCAATGAATCATCCACCAGAATACCAAGATCCCTGACTGAAGTCTTATTTGGAATTGGAAGGATACCAATGCAGTAGTCAGTAATTAAATCAAAATCTTGAAAAATGGTTACAGGAACATTTGCTAACTAAAAATGCATGACCCCCATGACCCCATGACCTGTCACTCTGAAGTGTTAGACTATCCTCAATGCAATTTGAAGTACTGTAATTACAGACAGAGCCAGATACAACTTTAAatcatcagcataagcagtAAATTTACTAGAATCCAGAGACAGTACTATCAATAAATATTAAGAATAATACAGAACTAATAACAGCGCCTTGAGGTACACCACTAGAAACATCCACTGCATGATTGGATTTCAGGAAGCCCCTAATCCACCCCAACAATGAGTTACCAGTACCAATTAGGGACAATTTAGTTAATAAAAGTTTGTGGTTAATATCATCATATAGCTTACAATAGTCAAAATATAGTACGTTAACATCATTTTCAAGGTCCATTTGAACACTAACATAGTAATAGGCAAGTAATAACTGATCAGATACAGACAAACCCCACACAAAAACCAAATTGGAATTCTGATGTCGTTAACATTTCAATATAACTTAAATATTCATAAAGTCTGGAAACAATAAGTCTTTCCAGTGTGTTGGAGCAAATAGAAGTCATGCTGACAGGTCTGTAGTTGCAGGGACTAAAGTGAACACCACCCTTAAAGAGTGACATAACATTTACTGTTTTCCACCGTGATGAAACCTCCATACAAGACACACTCTTTGTAAAGATAGGGAACAAAGGATAAGACAAGACAACAGCATACTTATGGAATAAGATATTGGGAAGTCCATCAGGGACACACCCAGGAGAAAGTGGGAAAAAAGACTCACTGAGTTTGACAAAGAGAATCAAACATATAAAGGAATAACCTGCTTTGGGCACAGGTGGTCACTGCTACCAACCCAGACCAATCTATAAACGACAAGTTAAAATCACCCAATAAAACATCTTTACCAGAACAAAAAGAACTGATCAAAGATATTAACTCAACATTCACCACATGAGTATAACTAAGTGGTCTACAAACAACTAAAACAAATCTCAAGCTGTAGTAGGTGGACTCCCAATGTAGCTGTTTGGATAATGCTTAAAACTTTGACCCACTCTTATATCATTCCTTACATATATACCCACACCATGTTTGGCAATACCAGAGGTTGAATAATTTCTGAAAAACAAATCCAAGCATATTGACAACTGAAGTATCAACTGCTCCAGTAAGCTACGTCCCCACAATACCCACAAAACCAACAGCATTCTTTAAACAAACATAATTAACTTTTATTGACTAATGcccgtatcacacggtcacgtatacccgcAACAGCATGTATGTTCGACGATCAGATCGCAGGAAACATAGCACACGGCGTTGATCTTCCATCCGagacttcaccaccacaacaacaaaaaacccgGGCGGAGCGCCACTGAACACAATGGACGCAGTTGACCACGCTATCTTAGCTGTTGGACTTTATGCAACTGCACTGCAAGAgcagaacaaacaaaaaaggaaggcaaggatttgGATGCGAAGGTGGCTAGTCCAGCACTTGTGGtggtaaacaaatcaaaacaaaatttgATACTATCTGTAGGTAATTAATAAATATCGTATAAGTGATGGGTatgcaaatcatgaaaaattacagcattatattgatgatatatgccaaataaagcattataaaaaataattaagtatTTTTGTGGAGTATGTTCATTATAGTCTTTCCACGACGGTCTTCCAGTCGGCGTTTTCTGCGATATGGTCATCGATATTCCAGACGCGCGACACActgtcgcgggtatacgtgaccgtgtgataTGGGCTTAAACATTCAAATTAGGAAGTAAGAACACACTAAAGATTAAACAGAAATTAAGAGGCACTCTCCAGCTTGCCTCATTTCTTGGCTTCCCTTTCACtgctctttcactcagctgatAGGACGTggcaatgaaaatatgataacccaaactaacctaacctaacttagctagCATAACTTAACCACACTATTGGGCAGTTGTGTTTTGAGGATGAAGTATCAGTGGTGCGTGTCGCCTCAACCAGTAGGTTACATTAGATTAAAagtagggttgggttaggttaggttagttttagttaTCATATATGCATTCCCCACAAGTCAGCCGCGTGAAAcagctgcgaagggggaggcAGGAAACGAGGCGAGCTGGAAGAACCAATATATTATGACAAGTGCCTATTAGGACTCCTTGAAATTACTCCCCTGATGGATAAATGTATGTAGCAGCGACTTCCTCACCTGGACGTGAACACCTTGgagcaggagatggaagaactgATATCACACATGGCCTGGTAGCTCTTGTTGCCCTCCTTGGCCACCTCCACGTGCAGGGCGTAGGTGGACAGCATGATGCCCACGCAGGCGATGGCCATCATGCCGTAGCGGATCTTCTGGCAGGTCTTCACAAGTCCTTGTTGGCCCATTGTTGCGGAGTTGTAGGCTCACTGCTGTAGGAGGAGGCtcgtggtgtgggtgtggtgcgggtgtggcagtggtggtgtgagtgttgtaatagtgtggtggtgtggtgccagCGCCGCCCAGTCCACCAGTCCACCTGTCACTGTGCCGTCAGCCACTCAGCATTGTTTGGATCGCTTCGACACCAGAATGCTctgcacctcacctcaccccacacTGTCTTACCCCGGACTTAACTAGTTTGCTTGCTTACTTTATGCAATGCTTCCCTTATATATGTGGCCAAGTACggattcctctcctcttcagtcTCTCATCTCTAAAATCAGGGTTGTGGTGAGAACACTCCCTTTCAATTCAGACTAACTTGATCTACTTGCCTACCTACATTTACATCTTTCATCGCGTAATTTTTTGACAAAACGTGATCTAATATtgtttgcttctcctcttcagtctctttgtctctcaaaTCTGGCTTATGATAAGAGtttgtcctttcctttccgCTAGCCACGGGTAAAAAGTATAAGATAGCTATCGCTGATCGAATCATCGTCAAattatcatcaaatagtaaaacACTTGCTTTGCGGCTCTCTACTGTTGTATTTAGTTTTCTGTATGTCATTTATTGAACATTGAGTATGTGTTCACTCCCTTTTAGTAATCCAGATAAGACATTTTCCTCCAAAGCAAAGTATTCTACCTGCTGTCAATCTACGCATTGTCTGGAACTACTGTTGTTACAGGCGAGTGTGAAATGAACCACTGCTATAAAATTTGTATATTGCTATGCTTTCAATTATGTGATCtagctgattctctctctcagtctctgtcTCTTGGTTAGACCATGTGACAATTAAGATCCTCCCTCTAACCATCATGCACCAAATCACGCGTTAGCCTTTCAAGGGTTCGACTAACTGGCCTAGCTAACATGTTATTATCACCTTAAATTCCAGGATCAGGCTTAATTCATACTGAGCAcacgttcattcattcattttaataTACTGTTAATTTTGTCAACTAGGTACAGAACTGATAGTGCGAGAGACAGACGCGAGATTACATGAATAGATAAGAGATTACATCAATAAAGTGCACTGAAAGgaagatttctttttcttatcagaaGCGGCTGACCTTGCCAACACAGACACAGCTAACACACGGACGAGCAGACCAATTGATGCCTACCTAGAATAACGTCTACATTACAATTAATCCGTTATTACTGTCTGTCTACCTACATACCACGCAGGAATGAAGGGGGCGGCCATTTACGAGtggaaatggaaagggaaattATTGATCGCACACCAAGAAATCAATGACAATACTTCTGAGTTCGGAATGCGTGAATTTTCTTACGTTGCCTGAAAACTTAGATACTACAACAAACAGAAGACATTTATTgttgatctatttattcatcgcATCATAAGGCCTATATCTGATACACGCTGTTATAAGTGTGAAAATGAAGTAGTAAAGCAGCTTCAAAATTTGTAAAATCCATTTGGTGGAGAGCGGGAAAGATTCATCAGCGTGGGTTGAATACCACGCCACCGACCCGGATTTGACTGTGTGATTGTTCTTCCACTGATTAGCATTAAGGCACTGTTAATCACTATATCACCCTCtatggttttcctttttgtaaCATGCGAGTTCTCTCCAACCATCTAACTATCTTCGTCGGTTGTGCCATCATTGTACATGCGTGTAGGATTCCTGTCAGGATAGTGGATTCATGGTCGGCATAGTTGATGGGGTTAATGCCAATACCACGTCACACTGGCTTTACATTCCGAGAGATGAACACATTTGGTTTGATTCCTTTCAGTAGACTTGTCTAGTACGGTTGTTTCAAGTCACACTCAGCTCTATAGGTACTGGTTACAATGTAGAAAAAGCAGACTTATGCGCACTGCTTTTTACTGACAGCCATGACAAGTGCTTCCGGCTGTGGATAAACTTGCTCAGTGCTCGAACTCTTTGGTGTGCCTTTATTACCTTTATTAATTAGATGTTGTCCTAAATGGAACTATTGCAATAGTTAAAAGAAACATCATGGATACTTTTTTTCTGAATGATGTCACGGCGTAGTGGTCGTGACCACCGGCAAGACAAATCCTCAGTACCAGTTCAGTTTTCAAAGAGGCGTCCACTGTAGCATGCTGCCTGTCGACATTAGTATTATTACAATAGCATACCTTTACTTCTCATGATGAAATTTTTTAAAAGCCGTTACTTTTCAATGTTGAAATTTCCTGACTTCTCAAAATACTTcaaaagagaaattaatgtataagataaataaataaattagaaataaacaggaaaactaAGTAAAGGCTGTAACTGAAGACGTATGCATCACCTGGCTCGTATGCTGTGGTAGTACACGACAATACTATATAGTTTGGTAGACCACAGCCCATGGTGGTACTGTACTGTACATTCCGCTAAGTTTTATCAGATGCATACTGAAACTCCTTAGTTATGTCACACATCCTGTTGTTACCGAGGGAAATAAGTCCCTTTCTCCGACCTTGACAAGTACCGCATACTCCCTACACACAGCAGGTTCAGTAATGCAGGGCTTTCCAGTAACAGCGAAAGTGACCTtgaccaagaagagaaatgagcagACCAGCAGCCCGAACCTCTAATTCACCATTTCGCTTTTATTTGAAGCATATATTCACACACTGATCTCATCCAAGCCGGGAAAGGAAACTTCAAGCAGAGGAATGCGGTGGAATGATGCATAGTACCATCTTCACGAACACTGCGTATTATTTTTGCATTAATAGCTAAATTCACCACACCACTGAAAGTAACACGGTAGAGTCGACCCTACACAACTTTCCACTCTTATAGCGACTAGCGAGCCATTACTTCTCAAACACGGCCATGGAGAGGAAGTCACACATGGTTTTGTATTGGCTGAATAACTGCCGGAAGCGTGGGTTACCTTGCTCCAGATTCTTGCCGACGTTGCTGATGCCCCTCCTGATCCGCGACGTCCTCTCTGTCTCACCCGCCTCGTCTGCAGCCCTCCTTCTTCGCCGCCTGAGCAGCACACACGCCTCGCCGCCATTTGTCTGCCTCTTGACGATGTGGTGAACTTTAGGCTGCTCGAGGAGGGTTTCGAGTCCGCCTAGTCTGTTGACGAGTCGTCGCGTCTGCTCCAGTGATGCGATGTAAGTCTTTTCCTCGTCACTTATTTGGCCGGAGTGCATTATCGTGTCGTAAATCTCTTCGTATGGAACTGTATCGTGTCTTGATATCATGAAAGTTAAGTTTTGGTCATATTGGGTGTTAGCTTTGGGAGAAGCGTTCAAGTTTGTGTTCACTGTCTCGGTAACGCTGACGCCAGGCGCGATATTTTCAAACCATCCCCTTGTCAGTTTCTCCGCATGCATCGCTGTTTGTCCCTGTTCATCTTCCTTAGGGATTGGGCCCTCAGATTTCCTTAAAACATCATGTAATTTTTTCTTGCCAATATACTCCGCGTGTATTTCCCTCTCTCGTCTACTGGTTGGCGTATCATGAGCGAAGGATGGATCTTGCTGAATGTTAGAGCCAATCACGGGAGAAGATTTCATCCATGAGGCATAACTTGCATCACGCTTTGCAACCTCTCCCTCATCAGCTGTTCCGCTACTCCTGGGAACTATCTCTTCTGGGACATTCTCACTCTTATCAGCTCGGGGACTCTGGTCTGCTTTATTAGTATGGACGTATCTTTTTAATTCCTCTGCCTCACTCTTCACAGGCTCTTCATTCCTAacattttctgtctctctgaagGCGCCGTCGCTCTCTGGTTCAATTGGtgaggcaaggaaagaaaggagattggTATCGTTGTCGTCCACATACAAATAGACAtctttatcatcgtcatcatcatcgttgtctTCATCATTAACGTCATCATtcccatcatcttcatcatcactgtcatcatcaaGAAATTTCGGTTTCAGCAGATATtcatcgtcctcgtcctccacctctacctcactgccctcttcttcttcgtcctcatcCCTCCCAAGGTATGCCCTAAGACGTGCCCTTGAACCGTCACAGTCCTCGTCGTCATGAGCACACTCGTCGCTGTCGTCTGTGTCCTCGTCTTCAGAATCTTGCAGGCATGAGtgaacaccgccaccaccatcactgcagtTCTGACCTTGGCTCTTGAGAACGTAATAGCTATCCCAGTCAGTCAACTCCTTAGCACTCTCCTCCCCGCCGTTGTCGAGATGAATGAAGTCAATCAAGTCATCGCGTCCATGGTCAAACCCGTTATCTCCATAGCCAGCTTGGTCGTAATAAGAGTATTCCTTATAGTGGCCGTCAGATTTGTAGCCAGTGCGAGAGTCGTGTTTATTCTCATGGCCCACGTCACTGGTGCTATCGCTGGAGTGACTGCGTACCACACCCTGGTCATCACGTGTAGATATAAACGAGATGCTGCCAGTTGTCTTCCCAGCATGTCCATCAGTCCTGTCAGTCCCTTCAGCTAAGTTCATTGCTGGTTCCCCTTTTGTTTCAGAACCGAAAGAAGAAATCGGGTCATTCCGCTGGTCCCCGGGCAGAGACACTGAAGATATGATAAGTGGGCGTTGCTCTGGGTCCCCTTCATCTCCGGGTAGCCTCGCGCTCGCAGCCCAGGTGACCAAGCATATGACTATCCTGGGAAGTGGCGTGTGAAGTCATGTTTTAGGACTCAAAAACAGGTGAAACAAAGAGAAGTTGCAAGAAGCTactatgtatatacagtatgtTTACATGTGACAGTCCTCATAAAAAACATTCTTACCTATTTGCTATGTTCACTTGTCATTTGTCATCCTTATCATACATTGaacttatgttttgttttaaacCTCGCTATTGACTCGACACTATCATGGCGCTTTATTAAGTCTTTTTtagttattatcactatttcttcccatttctctttaaAGCTAACTTTGTCAAGCTTGAGTGTGTTAATGATATTCATATCCTTATCAATAAGCCGTAAAATTTTATTCACATCACCTTTGTCACTTAATACCTCTATTAGATTCTCTCTTAATCTCCGCCTCACTTGAGCATACAAATTCAAAAGCTTCATTCTCATCTCGTAAGGAATTTTGCTCATCCTTTGTATCCTTTAGTTGTTCTCAATCGTTTGCATTAACCTCAAAAGACCTACACTCCTCCCACAATGCGAGCCACACGACAACGATACTGCAGTGCTTGTTTTCTTGTCAATCAAAACCTTTTTATATAAGGATCATAAGTGTACGGTATAGTTCAGGTTTCATCTGACCAATGCCAAATACAACTTTATTTTACACCAGGACTTCAAGTTTCAACGCTCCTGAAAGTAATTTCTTAAGCACGATCAGCTCTATTGCTGGCTTCTCTATGTTGTTTTCTATTGCAGAAAATTTCAGGTAACTGtagtttctttaattttttccaacGTAGGTTTTTAACAGAACTTCACTTTTTGTTATGTATCTATTGCGTAAATTTCTTTTATTAACACCAAGTACGTTGCATTTGGTGATAAAAATTTGTATTATTAATCTTTCAGTCCACTTATTCATCAGCGTCTGTCTGCAGGGTGCTCAAATCAGAATCCAATTTGACTAACCTACTTATCTTCCTGTCCGCATATCAATCAATATCCCCATCATTAATTATCTAAATCATCTGTGCATATGGAAGACAAATTATTGTAAAACTTATCCCTTTTGGTGTTCCACTAAATACCTTTTCTCACTCGGATTTCTAgccgttaataataataaatctgtTGTTTATGACACATACATGGTTTGATCCAGGCTAAATGTTCCTCATGTGTCCTAACGTTGCTTACGAACGTTAGTGAAGCAACTCAACAAAAGAAATTAGTGCATGTAACAGTTAACAGTCTTAAGAGTGTGTTTACCAGTTACCACTATAAAAGAGACAGTAGAAAAACTAGAATAAAATGATACACGTACTACTATTTGCAGGACACAACTTGCAGGACCGATAACTCACCATGGGGCAGCTCGGGCCATCTCGTCGCtgcgccaccgccaccgcctcaCTCTGACTGCCAGTTACAGATTGCACGTGTCAGTCTCATTTCACCCAACAAAACCTGCACTAGCTCCCTTTGACCCTTCCCCGGTTTCCTCCGTGTCACATtcacataacaataataacaataaccagAACAATGGTCCGCGCAACCGAGATTAATACGTGTCCGGCAGAATCAGGGCACGCAGGCGGATATGGAAGCCCATTGTTACACTCAGCCTCATGTAATTATAGAGATAAGGGACAAATGAAGCAGGTAGTTGCATAGTTCATTATTACCTCATATATCCAGTCATTCAGCGTTTCTCCTTCTATGCAGATGGGTGACTACATTGCCAAGGTCATCAGTCACCTCTTCTGGGTGTTGTCTTGAATGCTTGTTTCTACGTTACCTGCGTAAGACGGTGAGATGACGGCTGCGATGGCTCCCTGGCAGACCATGCTGTTCCAGAttcgaactttttttttcgaacTTAAGAAATGCGTCGAACCTCAAGGCTGAGTGATTATGTTTATCCCCACCACAGCACTATtgtaggctgtgtgtgtgtgtgtgtgtgtgtgtgtgtgtgtgtgtcatgaatcgtaacttaaactgaaggaaaacaattCAAACAATATTTAAGTCCCTAGTAATTTTTATAAAACTATGATTAATTGTATAAAAGTAAAGCATATATTATCCAATTTAGACAGGACAACAAAAAAGTTTAGAATAAGCCTCATGATTCGCTACACAATCAGACCAGGTACACATACAGGGGAGTTGGGGCCAGCACGCCTCCGCGCGCCGCTGCTCCTGGCGGCTGCCGCAGCAGGCCTCGGGCGTCAGGGCCTGGCGGATTTGGTCAAGGGGACGCTGGGAAGGCAGGGTGCGCCACACCTCTTGTTCCTTCCGCCAAGAGGTGGCACCCTCCTCTCCCGAGGAAGGTGTTCGTGCGGCCCTCCCATCAGCCTGATGAGGCGGGGTCGCCCCAGGCACGTTCCAGTTCCTCTCCCTAAACCATCACTTCTTACAAGACTTTATTTATTAGTGCAATTTGGTTTCCTTGTTACGTTCCAGCTACGTTTATAATAAATACAGATTACCATACACAGTGAGGACAAGTCGCGTGCGCGGCAAAGACTACGTAGTTACCGGCGCCAGCTAGTACGAGTACAACTAATGGCTACGCTGGAAGCTGTGGTcttaatattaatttttctcaGATAAGGTTTATTATGACAGACACTTTTACACTTTTGAGACATCGAACATCATCACCAGGCCTTTCTGACCCCATGCCCGCCGGCGGGGCGCTGCCTCCGTCCTGCTAAACAGTGAGTGGGTAGTGTAAAATGCTTCGAGGAAACAGAATCAAGGAACATAAGTTATGGTACCATGACACAAGATTTTTCGTCCATAAATTGGCAGAAAAATGTCCAGGTGAGGTGTGAGCGTGGCGGAGCACGGCGATCAGTGCACACCCACACTGGGCCTGA is drawn from Portunus trituberculatus isolate SZX2019 chromosome 44, ASM1759143v1, whole genome shotgun sequence and contains these coding sequences:
- the LOC123518769 gene encoding vitamin K epoxide reductase complex subunit 1-like protein 1 — its product is MVYGRGFGLIGQLFGEDHFLNQPNSIFGIIFYCIVIILGEAKTLKVAKIQLGLIASSNLMSMYLAYLLYFVLRDFCVICVSTYIVNALLTLVAFKRVSVLQRMVKVKSKNAYGAQKLSRLSLKSNCAAG
- the LOC123519025 gene encoding dentin sialophosphoprotein-like isoform X1, translating into MARAAPWIVICLVTWAASARLPGDEGDPEQRPLIISSVSLPGDQRNDPISSFGSETKGEPAMNLAEGTDRTDGHAGKTTGSISFISTRDDQGVVRSHSSDSTSDVGHENKHDSRTGYKSDGHYKEYSYYDQAGYGDNGFDHGRDDLIDFIHLDNGGEESAKELTDWDSYYVLKSQGQNCSDGGGGVHSCLQDSEDEDTDDSDECAHDDEDCDGSRARLRAYLGRDEDEEEEGSEVEVEDEDDEYLLKPKFLDDDSDDEDDGNDDVNDEDNDDDDDDKDVYLYVDDNDTNLLSFLASPIEPESDGAFRETENVRNEEPVKSEAEELKRYVHTNKADQSPRADKSENVPEEIVPRSSGTADEGEVAKRDASYASWMKSSPVIGSNIQQDPSFAHDTPTSRREREIHAEYIGKKKLHDVLRKSEGPIPKEDEQGQTAMHAEKLTRGWFENIAPGVSVTETVNTNLNASPKANTQYDQNLTFMISRHDTVPYEEIYDTIMHSGQISDEEKTYIASLEQTRRLVNRLGGLETLLEQPKVHHIVKRQTNGGEACVLLRRRRRRAADEAGETERTSRIRRGISNVGKNLEQAVSLQLRNNGPTRTCEDLPEDPLRHDGHRLRGHHAVHLRPARGGGQGGQQELPGHV
- the LOC123519025 gene encoding dentin sialophosphoprotein-like isoform X3 — protein: MARAAPWIVICLVTWAASARLPGDEGDPEQRPLIISSVSLPGDQRNDPISSFGSETKGEPAMNLAEGTDRTDGHAGKTTGSISFISTRDDQGVVRSHSSDSTSDVGHENKHDSRTGYKSDGHYKEYSYYDQAGYGDNGFDHGRDDLIDFIHLDNGGEESAKELTDWDSYYVLKSQGQNCSDGGGGVHSCLQDSEDEDTDDSDECAHDDEDCDGSRARLRAYLGRDEDEEEEGSEVEVEDEDDEYLLKPKFLDDDSDDEDDGNDDVNDEDNDDDDDDKDVYLYVDDNDTNLLSFLASPIEPESDGAFRETENVRNEEPVKSEAEELKRYVHTNKADQSPRADKSENVPEEIVPRSSGTADEGEVAKRDASYASWMKSSPVIGSNIQQDPSFAHDTPTSRREREIHAEYIGKKKLHDVLRKSEGPIPKEDEQGQTAMHAEKLTRGWFENIAPGVSVTETVNTNLNASPKANTQYDQNLTFMISRHDTVPYEEIYDTIMHSGQISDEEKTYIASLEQTRRLVNRLGGLETLLEQPKVHHIVKRQTNGGEACVLLRRRRRRAADEAGETERTSRIRRGISNVGKNLEQEMRD
- the LOC123519025 gene encoding dentin sialophosphoprotein-like isoform X2, encoding MARAAPWIVICLVTWAASARLPGDEGDPEQRPLIISSVSLPGDQRNDPISSFGSETKGEPAMNLAEGTDRTDGHAGKTTGSISFISTRDDQGVVRSHSSDSTSDVGHENKHDSRTGYKSDGHYKEYSYYDQAGYGDNGFDHGRDDLIDFIHLDNGGEESAKELTDWDSYYVLKSQGQNCSDGGGGVHSCLQDSEDEDTDDSDECAHDDEDCDGSRARLRAYLGRDEDEEEEGSEVEVEDEDDEYLLKPKFLDDDSDDEDDGNDDVNDEDNDDDDDDKDVYLYVDDNDTNLLSFLASPIEPESDGAFRETENVRNEEPVKSEAEELKRYVHTNKADQSPRADKSENVPEEIVPRSSGTADEGEVAKRDASYASWMKSSPVIGSNIQQDPSFAHDTPTSRREREIHAEYIGKKKLHDVLRKSEGPIPKEDEQGQTAMHAEKLTRGWFENIAPGVSVTETVNTNLNASPKANTQYDQNLTFMISRHDTVPYEEIYDTIMHSGQISDEEKTYIASLEQTRRLVNRLGGLETLLEQPKVHHIVKRQTNGGEACVLLRRRRRRAADEAGETERTSRIRRGISNVGKNLEQGSMLQWTPL